A genomic stretch from Candidatus Methanomassiliicoccus intestinalis Issoire-Mx1 includes:
- the pyrE gene encoding orotate phosphoribosyltransferase has translation MNDRVKNALVSCNALAYGDFTLASGKKSEYYIDIKKASTDPYVLETIADEMAKSIAAAGLKFDLIGGVALGSVPLAVALSLRTKIPYIMVRKEKKDHGTQKLIEGTMTEGSKILMVEDVVTSAGSVSTAVDVVRNAGGIIENVFCVVDRQSGGSELLREKGVELLSLITAEDVLKR, from the coding sequence ATGAACGACCGAGTTAAGAACGCGCTAGTAAGCTGTAATGCTCTGGCTTATGGGGATTTTACACTCGCTTCTGGAAAAAAAAGTGAGTATTATATCGATATTAAAAAAGCCAGCACAGACCCGTACGTTCTCGAGACAATCGCGGACGAGATGGCTAAAAGCATAGCAGCTGCCGGGTTAAAGTTTGACTTAATTGGCGGAGTGGCCCTTGGCTCTGTACCGCTTGCAGTGGCACTTTCTCTGAGAACTAAAATTCCATATATTATGGTAAGAAAAGAAAAAAAGGATCACGGCACACAGAAACTGATCGAGGGGACAATGACCGAAGGCTCTAAAATCCTGATGGTGGAAGATGTGGTCACCTCAGCAGGTTCTGTTTCAACAGCTGTGGATGTAGTGAGAAACGCCGGAGGCATTATTGAAAATGTATTTTGTGTTGTTGACAGGCAGTCTGGCGGTTCAGAGCTCTTAAGAGAAAAAGGAGTCGAACTGCTGTCTCTGATAACTGCAGAGGATGTGTTGAAACGATGA
- a CDS encoding CDP-2,3-bis-(O-geranylgeranyl)-sn-glycerol synthase, whose amino-acid sequence MDVSEVLTAIVLGIFLFLPALIPNSAAVLFGGGTPIDFGKTWRGKRILGDGKTWGGLIGGVASGTFLGIILIAIAYLFDPVNFWGYGSFPQNIGIVFTLALGSLLGDMCGAFIKRRLGMERGQKAPVLDQYDFVAGAMLVTCLFFPDWLISTYVTGTGLISLVTVLIIVPVLHRSVNIIGFKMGKKKEPW is encoded by the coding sequence ATGGACGTTTCAGAAGTTCTTACGGCTATCGTACTCGGCATCTTCCTTTTCCTGCCAGCCCTGATACCAAATTCAGCAGCTGTTCTCTTCGGCGGCGGAACGCCGATTGATTTTGGCAAGACCTGGAGGGGAAAACGCATCTTAGGTGACGGTAAAACCTGGGGTGGGCTTATCGGCGGAGTAGCCTCTGGAACATTTCTTGGAATAATTCTGATTGCTATCGCCTATTTATTTGATCCAGTAAATTTCTGGGGGTACGGATCTTTCCCGCAGAACATTGGAATAGTCTTCACTCTCGCACTGGGATCACTGCTGGGCGACATGTGCGGTGCATTTATCAAACGCAGGCTGGGAATGGAAAGGGGACAGAAAGCCCCGGTACTCGATCAGTATGATTTTGTAGCTGGTGCAATGCTTGTCACATGCTTGTTTTTCCCAGACTGGCTGATTTCAACCTATGTCACAGGCACAGGATTGATTTCATTAGTTACGGTATTAATCATAGTGCCGGTTCTGCATCGTTCTGTAAACATCATCGGTTTTAAAATGGGAAAGAAAAAGGAGCCTTGGTAA
- a CDS encoding NADH-quinone oxidoreductase subunit A, which yields MPVAIFTVVALGFPILAFYVSRFFRPTRVTPLKRETYECGEVPIGGAQIQFHFQFYMFAIIFVVFDVVTIFLMIWALSFDYLMFDAKLMMLAFFALLLVGVYYALKKEEKLWI from the coding sequence TTGCCGGTCGCAATCTTCACAGTGGTTGCGTTGGGATTTCCGATATTGGCATTCTACGTCTCAAGATTTTTCCGTCCTACTCGAGTGACGCCTCTTAAGCGGGAGACCTATGAATGCGGTGAGGTTCCAATCGGTGGTGCACAGATCCAGTTCCATTTTCAGTTCTATATGTTTGCAATTATTTTCGTTGTTTTCGATGTAGTTACAATCTTTTTGATGATCTGGGCACTCTCGTTTGATTATCTCATGTTCGATGCTAAACTAATGATGTTGGCGTTCTTTGCACTGCTTTTAGTCGGTGTATATTACGCTCTCAAGAAGGAGGAGAAGCTATGGATTTGA
- a CDS encoding TIGR04190 family B12-binding domain/radical SAM domain protein — MAKYDLVFIHAPSVYDFRKESMFYGPVSDLVPSTPVFEMYPFGFTTMAAHLSKAGYKVRIINLASMMLNDSKLDVEAFLSKINSDVFGIDLHWLPHAHGSLAVAEILKRLHPDSKILFGGFSSSYFQEELIQYPQVDLVLRGDSVEQPVVTLMDTLSRSGDLSKVPNLTWKKDGKITVNDMTFIPDDLDYLDIDYAWIIKSVIKNMDLEGAKPFKDWDRYPLTVSFTVRGCSHCCAVCGGSCGANKIVLSRSKPAFRSPEKVAEDISNVENYLKAPVFVVGDLRQHGESYAERFFKECKNLGIDTHVILEYFVPPPESFFKAADSTFSRYSIQFSPDSHEENVRYALGRKFDNHSMNKSIGFALQNNCQRFDMFFMIGLPEQTPESAISSAQYTRDLYGSNGNDSRLHIYTSPLAPFLDPGSFAFENPEKYGYKLLAHTLEEHRVRLTSPSWKDVLSYETKWMTRDQIAQTSYDAADLLSRVRLDVGHITQEEYDEITSRSKEARALLSEVEAATKIQSSEDRKAALDALRGRGMELMESTICQKRELEWDSQSVFRSAPRVVKGLIFKKKKR; from the coding sequence ATGGCTAAATACGACTTAGTATTCATTCACGCTCCCAGCGTATATGATTTCAGAAAAGAGTCTATGTTTTACGGGCCGGTCAGCGATCTGGTACCATCGACTCCTGTTTTTGAAATGTATCCGTTTGGTTTTACAACGATGGCTGCCCATCTCAGCAAAGCCGGTTACAAGGTCAGAATCATAAACCTTGCCAGCATGATGCTGAATGACAGTAAGCTGGACGTAGAAGCGTTTTTATCAAAGATTAACTCAGACGTATTTGGCATTGATCTTCACTGGCTTCCGCATGCTCATGGTTCTCTAGCCGTAGCTGAGATTCTCAAGAGGCTGCATCCTGATTCAAAGATACTTTTTGGAGGATTTTCATCGTCATATTTTCAGGAGGAATTGATTCAGTATCCGCAGGTAGACTTGGTTTTGAGAGGAGACTCAGTTGAACAGCCAGTCGTTACGCTGATGGACACATTAAGCAGATCAGGGGATCTGTCTAAAGTGCCGAATCTGACTTGGAAGAAAGATGGCAAGATTACCGTAAATGATATGACTTTCATCCCGGACGATTTAGATTATCTGGATATTGATTACGCCTGGATCATAAAGTCTGTAATAAAAAATATGGATCTGGAAGGAGCTAAGCCTTTCAAAGACTGGGACAGATATCCTCTTACAGTATCGTTTACCGTCAGAGGATGCTCGCACTGCTGCGCAGTATGCGGAGGCAGCTGCGGAGCAAACAAGATTGTGTTGTCCCGCTCTAAGCCAGCATTCAGAAGCCCTGAAAAAGTTGCAGAGGATATAAGCAACGTGGAAAATTACCTGAAAGCTCCTGTTTTTGTAGTAGGAGACTTAAGGCAGCACGGGGAAAGTTATGCTGAACGTTTCTTCAAAGAGTGCAAAAACCTTGGTATCGATACCCATGTAATTCTGGAATACTTTGTGCCTCCGCCGGAGTCGTTCTTTAAAGCTGCAGATTCAACATTCAGCAGGTATTCGATTCAGTTTTCTCCAGATTCTCACGAAGAGAATGTACGTTATGCTCTGGGAAGAAAGTTTGACAACCATTCCATGAATAAAAGCATCGGATTCGCGCTTCAGAACAACTGCCAAAGATTCGATATGTTTTTCATGATTGGTCTTCCTGAACAGACTCCAGAGTCTGCCATCAGTTCAGCACAATATACCAGAGACTTATACGGCAGCAACGGCAATGACAGCAGGCTGCACATTTACACATCACCTCTGGCTCCATTCCTTGACCCGGGAAGTTTTGCTTTTGAGAATCCTGAAAAATACGGCTATAAGCTGCTGGCACACACTCTTGAAGAGCACAGGGTCAGGCTTACAAGCCCCAGCTGGAAGGATGTTCTCTCATACGAAACAAAATGGATGACCCGGGATCAGATCGCTCAGACGTCTTATGATGCTGCGGATCTTCTCAGCAGGGTGAGGCTTGACGTAGGACACATCACTCAGGAAGAATATGATGAAATCACTTCCAGGTCTAAAGAAGCCAGGGCACTGCTGTCTGAAGTAGAAGCAGCCACAAAGATTCAGAGCTCAGAAGACCGAAAAGCCGCTTTGGATGCACTGAGGGGCCGGGGAATGGAGCTGATGGAATCCACGATCTGTCAAAAAAGAGAATTGGAATGGGACAGCCAGAGTGTATTCCGCAGTGCGCCCCGGGTAGTCAAAGGTTTGATCTTTAAAAAGAAAAAGAGATGA
- the uppS gene encoding polyprenyl diphosphate synthase: protein MKQEISKAISSTAYQTYEKLLFKEVSEGDIPHHIAVIMDGNRRFAKELGISSTEGHIKGKDKLEEVLDWCMELDIKILTVYAFSTENGKRSAEEVSALMDLFEENFIKLADDDRVHKYGIKVKVLGQRELIPPNVLDAIEIAEEKTKEYSNHYYNIALAYGSRQEITHAIRQIAQKVKDGEMEVDDICEDTVSTYLYTADFPDPDLVLRTSGEERVSNFLLWQLAYSELYFTDVYWPGFRKIDFLRAIRSYQMRQRRFGT, encoded by the coding sequence ATGAAACAAGAAATCTCTAAAGCGATCTCAAGTACTGCATATCAGACATATGAGAAACTTCTATTCAAGGAGGTATCGGAGGGTGATATACCGCATCACATCGCGGTTATCATGGACGGCAACCGGCGGTTTGCCAAAGAGCTTGGGATTTCTTCCACCGAAGGACACATAAAAGGCAAAGACAAGCTTGAAGAAGTCTTAGACTGGTGTATGGAGCTTGACATTAAGATCCTGACAGTTTACGCTTTTTCTACTGAAAATGGAAAGCGCAGCGCTGAGGAAGTATCTGCGCTGATGGATCTTTTTGAAGAAAATTTCATAAAACTGGCTGATGACGACAGAGTACACAAATATGGAATAAAAGTAAAAGTCTTAGGCCAGAGAGAATTAATTCCGCCGAATGTTCTTGATGCCATAGAGATCGCTGAAGAGAAGACTAAAGAGTATTCCAATCACTATTACAATATTGCACTGGCCTATGGTTCCCGCCAGGAAATAACTCATGCAATCAGGCAGATTGCGCAGAAAGTCAAAGACGGAGAGATGGAGGTAGATGATATCTGTGAAGACACAGTCTCTACTTACCTGTACACAGCTGACTTTCCAGATCCTGATTTAGTTCTCAGGACTTCAGGCGAGGAGAGAGTTTCAAATTTCCTGCTGTGGCAGCTCGCATATTCTGAATTATATTTTACGGATGTATATTGGCCTGGTTTCAGGAAGATTGATTTTCTTCGTGCTATTCGTTCATACCAGATGCGTCAGAGGCGTTTCGGGACCTGA
- a CDS encoding uracil-DNA glycosylase codes for MISCEDCPLCEGRQNIVMPDGDPQSPVAFVGEAPGADEDRLGKPFVGKSGKVLSRLMEEVGLARSSVFITNTVKCRPPNNRDPTSKEMEACYPRLEQELKDRKLIIALGRSAAKDLIGRDVKMGSEANTMIPVMIAGNEIKVLIAYHPAATFYSRKALESLKNSIEIAKEYMPSK; via the coding sequence ATGATCTCCTGTGAAGATTGTCCCCTCTGCGAAGGCAGACAAAATATCGTCATGCCTGATGGAGATCCTCAGTCTCCGGTTGCGTTTGTAGGAGAGGCTCCCGGAGCTGATGAGGATCGGCTGGGGAAACCCTTCGTAGGAAAGTCTGGCAAGGTACTAAGCAGACTTATGGAGGAAGTAGGTCTTGCCAGGAGCAGTGTTTTTATCACAAATACTGTAAAATGCAGGCCTCCCAACAACAGGGATCCAACGTCAAAAGAAATGGAAGCATGCTATCCAAGGCTGGAGCAGGAACTTAAAGATCGGAAATTGATCATTGCTCTGGGCAGGTCAGCTGCAAAAGACCTGATCGGAAGGGACGTTAAAATGGGCTCGGAAGCCAACACTATGATTCCAGTAATGATCGCAGGCAATGAGATCAAAGTCCTGATTGCCTACCATCCGGCTGCAACCTTTTACAGCAGAAAAGCTCTTGAAAGTCTGAAAAATTCTATAGAGATTGCCAAAGAATATATGCCCAGCAAATAA
- a CDS encoding TiaS agmantine-binding domain-containing protein produces MSLVITPDELIKTHGKLFCQGFYTLVDEKNNIATLIECCDVKGAMEWDIANRKRSGGVLRSIRTDGNMLVMDADLGEGEVNFGPAAKGIGASALKAVKIEGDLVKTTWVGLAGASVGVGVCLAQGPGVIKAEYPEGFKVGGANRVLVNIYTPKMVRVVYAADDTDTKEKGASWVLMLKMARSAPYGKFLEHKITQLNPKVPEKTTNCAAVGVSFAVREDEVEKLTEYVVNYLRENTYSDDTTLAVYQGLKIPQELSEYGLRAKKEILTVDDAKKAAADGGAKIIKITGENGTIGAVAAIGCFDMGLMAADILDE; encoded by the coding sequence ATGTCTTTAGTAATCACCCCAGATGAGCTTATTAAAACGCATGGTAAGCTTTTCTGCCAAGGTTTCTACACCTTAGTTGATGAAAAAAACAACATAGCTACGCTGATCGAGTGTTGTGATGTTAAAGGTGCTATGGAGTGGGATATTGCCAACAGGAAACGCAGCGGCGGTGTTCTCAGGAGTATACGCACAGACGGCAACATGCTCGTCATGGATGCAGACCTTGGAGAAGGTGAAGTTAATTTCGGCCCTGCAGCGAAAGGCATAGGGGCCTCTGCTTTGAAAGCCGTTAAGATCGAGGGAGATCTTGTAAAAACAACATGGGTTGGTCTGGCAGGGGCAAGCGTCGGTGTCGGTGTCTGTCTGGCTCAGGGGCCAGGCGTAATTAAGGCTGAATACCCCGAAGGGTTTAAAGTAGGGGGAGCCAACAGAGTTTTGGTAAATATTTACACCCCTAAAATGGTGCGCGTAGTGTATGCTGCAGATGATACAGACACCAAAGAAAAGGGGGCTTCATGGGTTCTGATGCTGAAAATGGCTAGATCAGCTCCCTACGGCAAGTTCCTCGAACATAAAATTACACAGCTTAATCCAAAAGTTCCTGAAAAGACGACTAACTGCGCTGCCGTAGGCGTATCGTTTGCCGTGAGGGAAGATGAAGTGGAAAAGCTTACAGAATATGTAGTGAACTATCTTCGTGAAAATACATATTCAGATGATACAACGCTGGCGGTTTACCAGGGTCTTAAAATTCCGCAGGAGCTCTCTGAATACGGCCTGAGAGCTAAAAAAGAAATTCTCACAGTCGATGACGCCAAGAAAGCTGCAGCCGATGGCGGAGCGAAAATTATAAAAATCACCGGTGAAAACGGAACTATTGGAGCTGTTGCTGCGATAGGATGCTTTGATATGGGTCTTATGGCCGCAGACATTCTCGATGAATAA
- a CDS encoding NADH-quinone oxidoreductase subunit B produces the protein MTADEFKSWSREVVDELSRSSGIKRLVDKATAPIWSWAQRNSLHPLHFGIACCALEMAAASAPRFDAERVGVVYRSSPRQTDVLLVNGWVTKKLRPALRRLYEEIPDPKWVVAMGECAISGGPWYDSYNVVQGVDTFIPVDIYIPGCPSRPEAMIDGFLKLQEKIKVEQQGTFLDD, from the coding sequence ATGACTGCCGATGAGTTTAAGTCTTGGTCCCGTGAGGTCGTTGATGAACTCAGCAGATCCAGCGGGATAAAGAGACTCGTTGACAAAGCAACAGCTCCGATCTGGAGTTGGGCACAGAGAAACTCTCTGCACCCTCTGCACTTTGGTATTGCATGCTGCGCTCTGGAAATGGCTGCTGCGTCTGCCCCTAGATTCGATGCAGAGAGAGTCGGTGTTGTGTACCGTTCTTCACCAAGACAGACTGATGTTCTTCTTGTGAATGGATGGGTAACAAAAAAACTTCGTCCTGCTCTTCGTCGTCTCTATGAGGAAATACCCGATCCAAAATGGGTCGTGGCTATGGGAGAATGCGCAATTTCAGGTGGACCCTGGTATGATTCATACAATGTTGTGCAGGGTGTCGACACTTTTATTCCAGTCGACATTTACATCCCCGGATGCCCCTCTAGGCCTGAAGCCATGATTGATGGTTTCTTGAAACTGCAAGAGAAAATCAAGGTAGAACAGCAAGGTACATTTTTGGATGACTGA
- a CDS encoding ATP-dependent DNA helicase produces MGLFPYKFRKFQEELVESIADSTSSASHLVLESGTGTGKTVCALAGTLDTALKNDKKVLYLTRTNSQQHQVMTELRKINEITPVFGVAIQGRQNTCPLVQRDPDLRSGTPEELSKLCAEKKARAISDSEGGCRFYRKTITSDFEDVEKYCRENLPSVEEFSDYCDKRGMCPHELTKDLLSRATVVAAPYVYFFSPYIRQRLLDWMNISETDLIVIVDEAHNLPEYAREIKSFKLSSKVIELVNKELDDFGNPEVLKGITVRDFVKQIDILLNKAQEEYLIEDDGIIPPDFLEAGLMSAFFITSHALDAAAENISEFGDTIRDAKRKKGRLPRSYIYSLGNFLQLWADTYEEFYVKLITGGENPAFEAYCMDPSVACLPVFSCYSSLHMSGTLSPLNEYRASIGIPKESRSIIFPSPFDPSKRSVIYTDDVTTKYEELLKDEEIIKKMEDYTVSVCNTCNKNTAVFFSSYTLMNKFLEDKILLRIHNDVFMERKGMQQHELMNEVKSFKSSKPAVLFAVMGGRISEGIDFPGDELEIEILEGIPYPKPNAKQRALLHYYEIKFGRGWEYTVKAPVTRRLLQTLGRLIRTEDDAGIALILDKRAVQFSDRFVSHLSEAPVNDILNFFAGR; encoded by the coding sequence ATGGGACTCTTTCCCTATAAATTTCGTAAGTTTCAGGAAGAACTCGTCGAATCTATAGCTGATTCGACATCTTCCGCTTCCCATCTTGTTCTTGAGTCTGGGACAGGAACCGGTAAGACTGTATGTGCCTTAGCAGGTACGCTCGATACCGCCCTGAAGAATGATAAGAAAGTTCTGTACCTTACAAGAACGAATTCTCAGCAGCACCAAGTGATGACGGAGCTGAGAAAGATAAATGAGATCACGCCTGTTTTCGGAGTTGCCATTCAGGGCAGACAGAACACATGTCCTTTAGTGCAGCGTGATCCAGATCTCCGGTCTGGTACTCCGGAAGAACTTTCCAAGCTTTGTGCAGAAAAGAAAGCAAGAGCCATTTCCGACAGTGAAGGAGGCTGCAGATTTTACCGGAAAACCATAACATCCGATTTTGAGGATGTGGAAAAATACTGCAGAGAAAACCTGCCTTCCGTTGAAGAATTCTCAGATTATTGTGATAAGCGTGGCATGTGCCCGCATGAGCTTACGAAAGATCTTCTTTCCCGCGCAACGGTTGTAGCCGCGCCGTATGTTTATTTCTTCTCACCATACATAAGACAAAGGCTTCTGGACTGGATGAACATTTCAGAAACAGATCTTATCGTCATAGTGGATGAAGCTCATAATCTTCCTGAATATGCCAGGGAGATAAAGTCGTTCAAACTGTCTTCAAAAGTTATTGAGCTGGTGAATAAGGAACTGGATGATTTTGGAAATCCCGAAGTTTTGAAGGGAATTACCGTAAGAGATTTTGTAAAACAGATTGACATCCTGCTGAATAAAGCCCAGGAAGAATATCTCATTGAAGATGACGGTATAATCCCTCCAGATTTTCTTGAAGCCGGTTTAATGTCTGCTTTTTTCATCACATCTCATGCCTTGGATGCTGCAGCGGAGAATATTTCAGAATTTGGAGATACAATACGGGATGCCAAACGAAAAAAGGGCAGGCTGCCCCGATCATACATATATTCTCTGGGAAACTTCCTGCAGCTTTGGGCGGACACATATGAAGAATTCTATGTCAAGCTGATAACTGGAGGAGAAAATCCGGCTTTTGAAGCATACTGCATGGATCCATCTGTAGCATGTCTGCCTGTTTTCAGCTGTTATTCTTCCCTCCATATGTCTGGAACTCTTTCTCCTCTGAATGAATACAGGGCATCAATCGGAATACCGAAAGAATCGCGTTCCATCATCTTTCCATCTCCCTTTGACCCTTCAAAACGTTCAGTAATCTATACAGACGATGTTACGACAAAGTACGAAGAGCTGCTGAAAGATGAAGAAATCATCAAAAAAATGGAAGATTACACAGTTTCTGTATGCAACACCTGCAACAAGAATACTGCAGTATTCTTCTCATCGTACACCTTAATGAATAAGTTCCTCGAAGACAAAATTCTGCTCAGAATCCACAATGATGTCTTCATGGAAAGAAAAGGCATGCAGCAGCATGAACTCATGAATGAAGTAAAAAGTTTCAAGTCTTCGAAGCCAGCTGTATTATTTGCTGTAATGGGCGGCAGAATAAGCGAAGGGATAGACTTCCCAGGCGATGAACTGGAAATTGAAATTTTAGAAGGGATACCTTATCCGAAGCCTAATGCAAAGCAGAGGGCTCTGCTGCATTATTATGAGATTAAGTTTGGAAGGGGCTGGGAGTATACTGTCAAAGCACCTGTTACTAGAAGACTGCTGCAGACTCTGGGAAGACTCATACGTACCGAAGATGATGCTGGTATTGCACTGATACTTGATAAACGGGCAGTTCAGTTTTCAGACCGTTTCGTTTCTCACCTGTCTGAAGCTCCTGTAAACGATATTCTTAACTTTTTTGCAGGCCGCTGA
- a CDS encoding NADH-quinone oxidoreductase subunit D — MAKMWINMGPQHPMTHGLWNLRIEVDGETVTNSEPVIGYLHRGWEKMVEDRTYPQIIPMADRLCYGSSYTWSHVYCLAVEDLMELEVPERAKYIRVIADELQRIASHLMWLAAIGPDLGNLTIFLYAMRERELFMDLFQSLCGARMTYNYTRIGGVRNDTTPEWERDLVRTLDFFEKRMDEYEDLVDRNVVFRMRMEDLAPLSAADAINLGVTGPSLRGSGVDFDVRQDDPYEVYENLDWHSCVQPDCDVYARYRVRMDEMRMSVQIIRDALKKMPKGPVRVKPPRYAPEGTGMARMEDPRGESLMYVIGDGTEKPFRLKVRSPFFVTLSAAPVMVNGCKVADVPSIMGMIDVCMGETDR; from the coding sequence ATGGCAAAGATGTGGATTAACATGGGTCCTCAGCACCCTATGACACACGGTCTCTGGAATCTTCGTATCGAAGTAGATGGAGAAACCGTTACAAATTCTGAGCCAGTCATTGGATATCTTCACCGCGGATGGGAAAAGATGGTGGAAGACAGAACATATCCGCAGATCATTCCCATGGCCGACAGACTCTGTTATGGTTCATCATATACATGGAGCCACGTATACTGCTTGGCAGTAGAGGACCTCATGGAACTGGAAGTTCCTGAGCGTGCTAAATACATCCGTGTAATCGCTGATGAACTGCAGAGAATCGCATCACACCTGATGTGGTTGGCTGCTATCGGTCCAGATCTTGGTAACCTGACTATTTTCCTTTATGCAATGAGGGAAAGAGAGCTTTTCATGGATCTTTTCCAGTCATTGTGCGGTGCGAGGATGACATATAATTACACTCGTATCGGCGGTGTCAGAAATGATACGACCCCTGAGTGGGAAAGAGACCTTGTTAGAACTCTAGACTTTTTTGAAAAGCGTATGGATGAGTACGAAGACCTCGTCGATCGTAACGTTGTTTTCAGAATGAGAATGGAAGATCTAGCACCTCTCTCTGCAGCAGACGCCATTAACCTCGGCGTTACAGGACCAAGCCTGCGTGGAAGCGGTGTGGACTTTGATGTCCGTCAAGATGATCCATATGAAGTCTATGAAAACTTAGACTGGCATTCCTGCGTACAGCCTGATTGTGATGTTTACGCAAGATACAGAGTAAGAATGGATGAAATGAGAATGTCTGTTCAAATTATCCGTGACGCTCTCAAAAAGATGCCCAAAGGTCCTGTCAGAGTAAAGCCTCCGCGCTATGCTCCAGAAGGCACAGGTATGGCTAGAATGGAAGACCCTCGTGGAGAGAGTCTGATGTATGTTATAGGTGATGGAACAGAGAAGCCATTCAGACTGAAAGTAAGAAGTCCTTTCTTCGTTACGCTTTCTGCCGCACCTGTCATGGTAAACGGATGCAAGGTAGCAGATGTCCCATCCATCATGGGTATGATCGATGTCTGCATGGGTGAAACGGACAGGTGA
- a CDS encoding NADH-quinone oxidoreductase subunit C, with product MADAFTIDQVKEKITSEFSSDEVKILDKNKPRRIYSTADKDSILKLCTFLKDALNFEHCSCVSGVDRMDRFQVVYHITSYVNKITIEIVVDLPRDNPEVDSITPLWGGANWHEREAYDMFGIIFKNHPKLERILLDEDVQFFPMRKDFKSGGL from the coding sequence TTGGCTGATGCGTTTACAATTGACCAGGTCAAGGAAAAAATCACTTCAGAATTTTCATCAGATGAAGTAAAAATCCTTGATAAAAATAAACCCCGTAGAATATATTCTACTGCGGACAAAGACTCGATTTTAAAACTCTGCACGTTCCTTAAAGACGCGCTTAACTTTGAACATTGCTCATGTGTATCTGGTGTAGATCGTATGGATCGCTTCCAGGTAGTCTACCACATCACATCATATGTCAACAAAATCACAATTGAGATTGTTGTTGATCTGCCTCGTGACAATCCAGAAGTAGACTCCATCACTCCTTTGTGGGGTGGAGCTAACTGGCACGAGAGAGAAGCCTATGATATGTTTGGTATAATTTTCAAGAATCATCCAAAACTTGAGAGGATTCTGCTGGATGAGGATGTTCAGTTCTTCCCGATGAGGAAGGACTTCAAGAGTGGAGGTCTCTGA
- the proC gene encoding pyrroline-5-carboxylate reductase translates to MSKKFGFIGAGNMAEALMKGLINGQLTTAEELIASEVVAARRDYIKKNLGVNVTASNKDVVNEAKVIVLAVKPNVVATVLDELKPSLTKDHLVVSIAAGVKISSIESHLNEGVRVIRVMPNQPCLVSASASAFALGTYAGDDDKALVQKMLEAVGIAYAMEEKQLDAVTGLSGSGPAYIYLVIEALSDGGVMAGLPRDVSTALAAQTVLGAAKTILETKMHPGQAKDMVTSPAGTTIEGMRILENSAVRGAFIDAVLAATERSKELGKN, encoded by the coding sequence ATGAGTAAAAAATTTGGATTTATTGGCGCAGGCAATATGGCCGAGGCATTGATGAAAGGATTGATCAACGGACAGCTCACGACCGCTGAAGAGCTTATTGCCAGCGAAGTTGTCGCTGCCAGAAGAGACTACATTAAAAAGAATCTGGGAGTGAACGTAACTGCCAGCAACAAAGATGTTGTGAATGAAGCTAAAGTGATCGTACTGGCAGTAAAACCAAATGTCGTTGCTACAGTATTAGATGAACTGAAACCCAGTTTGACTAAAGACCATCTGGTGGTTTCTATAGCTGCAGGTGTGAAGATTTCATCCATTGAGTCTCATCTCAACGAAGGCGTCAGAGTGATAAGAGTCATGCCTAACCAGCCCTGTCTAGTCAGCGCATCTGCGTCTGCCTTTGCTCTTGGAACATACGCCGGTGACGATGATAAGGCATTAGTCCAGAAAATGCTGGAAGCTGTAGGAATTGCATATGCAATGGAAGAAAAACAGCTCGATGCTGTAACAGGCCTCAGCGGTTCAGGACCAGCATACATCTATCTGGTGATTGAAGCTTTGTCAGACGGCGGAGTAATGGCCGGCCTGCCGAGAGATGTTTCTACTGCACTGGCTGCACAGACTGTCTTAGGTGCTGCAAAAACAATACTGGAAACAAAAATGCACCCTGGCCAGGCAAAGGACATGGTCACTTCTCCCGCGGGAACAACCATTGAAGGAATGCGTATCCTTGAAAATTCAGCTGTAAGGGGAGCATTCATTGATGCAGTCCTGGCAGCAACTGAAAGATCTAAAGAGCTGGGCAAAAATTAA